Below is a window of Nicotiana tabacum cultivar K326 chromosome 19, ASM71507v2, whole genome shotgun sequence DNA.
GAACTTCGGTAAAAGATTGAAAATGTTATACTCCCACTGGACTGAACACAATGATGAACTTTGGGGAGCTTCTGAAGTTCTTGCCATAGGAACTCCTCCTCCATCTGAGGATCTGCGGTATCTGAAGTCATCAGCTTTGAATATGTGGTTGGTCGGGTATGAATTTCCTGATACTATCATGGTTTTCATGAAGAAGCAGATCCATTTCCTTTGTAGCCAAAAGAAGGCCTCCTTACTTGAAGCTGTCAAGAAAACCTCTAAGGACGTTGTAGGAGTGGATGTTGTTATGCACGTAAGGGCTAAAAAAGATGACGGAACTGGTGCAATGGATGCAATATTTCAAGCTATACAAGATCAGTCAGTGTTAAATGGTGATGATATGCCTGTTGTTGGACACATTGCAAGAGAAGCTCCTGAAGGGATTCTTTTAGAAACCTGGACTGAGAAGCTAAAGAATACACAATTTCAGCTCAGTGATGTAACTAATGGATTCTCTGATCTGTTTGCTGTCAAGGACACTGCTGAAATTATGAATGTGAAGAAAGCTGCTTATCTGACTTCATCCGTGATGAAGCACTTTGTAGTCCCAAAGCTGGAAAGGGTTATCGATGAGGAGAAGAAGGTGACACATTCTTCACTAATGGATGACACTGAAAAGGTCATACTTGAACCTGCAAAAATTAAAGTGAAGTTAAAGGCAGATAATGTTGACATCTGTTACCCTCCGATTTTTCAGAGTGGAGGAGAGTTTGATCTGAGACCAAGTGCGTCAAGCAATGAGCAGAATCTTTACTATGATTCGACTAGTGTGATTATCTGCGCAATTGGTTCTCGATATAATAGTTACTGCTCCAATGTTGCTCGGACCTTTCTAATTGATGCCAATCCATTGCAAAGCAAGGCTTATGAAGTCCTCCTGAAGGCCCATGATGCTGCAATTGGAGCTCTGAAACCAGGAAACAAGGCTGGTGATTCCTACCTAGCAGCACTCAGTGTAGTCGAAAAGGAGGCACCTGAATTGGTTGCAAACTTGACGAAATCTGCAGGAACTGGAATTGGGCTTGAGTTCCGTGAATCAGGGTTAAACCTTAACGGCAAGAATGATAGAATGCTGAAATCTGGCATGGTTTTTAACGTGTCTCTTGGGTTTCAAAATTTGCAAACAGAGTCTAAAAACCCAAAAACTGAAAAATTTTGTGTCTTGCTTGCTGATACAGTTGTTATTGGTCAAAATGCTCCAGAAGTGGTGACTTCTATGAGTTCTAAAGCTGTAAAGGATGTGGCTTACTCATTCAatgaggaggatgaagaagaggAGGTGCAGGCGAAGGTCAAAGCTAAGCCTGTAGCCGCCGATGGACTCTCATCCAAGGCTATGCTTAGGTCAGTTAACCATGAGACATCAAGGGAGGAACTAAGGCGGCAACACCAGGCAGAATTGGCCCGCCAAAAGAACGAAGAAACTGCACGGAGGCTCACAGGAGGAAGTTCTGGGGGGTCAGATAGCCGTGGAGCTGTGAAAGCCACTGGTGAACTGGTTGCATATAAGAACGTTAATGATCTGCCACCTCCAAGAGATTTGATGATTCAGGTTGACCAGAAGAATGAGGCTATTCTTTTACCTATTCATGGAACCATGATACCATTCCATGTCTCCACTGTGAAAAGTGTATCTAGTCAACAAGATACTAACCGTACCTGCTATATCCGAATAATGTTCAATGTTCCTGGCACTCCATTCACTCCTCATGACACAAATAGTCTAAAGTTCCAGGGGTCAATATATGTTAAAGAAGTTTCATTTCGTTCAAAGGACCCAAGGCACATCACTGAAGTGGTTCAACAAATAAGATCCCTTCGCAGGCAGGTTGTCTCTAGAGAATCAGAGAGAGCTGAGAGAGCAACTTTAGTAACACAGGAGAAACTTCAAGTTGCTGGAGCCAAATTTAAGCCAATAAAATTGTCAGATCTGTGGATTCGTCCAGTATTTGGTGGTCGTGGGAGAAAGCTTCCTGGTACTCTAGAGGCTCATACAAATGGATTCCGCTATGGAACTTCAAGGTCAGATGAGAAAGTGGATGTTATGTATGGTAACATCAAACATGCATTCTTCCAGCCAGCAGAAAAGGAAATGATTACCGTCCTCCACTTTCACCTGCGTAATCACATAATGGTGGGAAACAAGAAAACCAAGGACGTGCAGTTCTATGTTGAAGTGATGGATGTTGTGCAGACAATTGGAGGTGGAAAAAGATCTGCTTATGATCCTGATGAGATCGAGGAGGAACAACGTGAAAGGGATCGGAAAAATAAGATCAACATGGAATTCCAAACATTTGTGAACAAGGTGAATGACCTCTGGGGCCAGCCTCACTTTAAAGGGCTTGATTTGGAGTTTGATCAGCCGTTGAGAGAGCTTGGGTTCCACGGGGTACCCCACAAGTCAACAGCTTTTATAGTCCCAACATCTAGCTGCCTTGTTGAGCTCGTAGAGACACCTTTTGTTGTGATCACTCTCAATGAGATTGAGATAGTCAACCTAGAGAGAGTTGGGcttgggcagaaaaattttgaCATGACAATTGTATTCAAGGATTTCAAAAGAGATGTTATGCGAATTGATTCTATTCCTTCAACTTCCCTTGATGGTATCAAGGAGTGGCTTGATACAACTGATCTTAAGTACTACGAGAGCAGGCTGAATCTGAACTGGCGTCAGATACTGAAAACAATTACTGATGATCCAGAAGAATTCATAGAGAATGGTGGATGGGAATTTTTGAATTTAGAAGGTACTGATTCGGAATCCGACCACTCACAGGAGTCTGATCAAGGATATGAACCTTCAGATGTAGAGCCTGTCTCGTCAGACGAGGAAGATGATGAAAGCGAATCAGTAGTGGAGTCAGAAGATGATGAAGGAGAGGACTCAGAGGAATACTCcgaagaagaaggaaaaacatGGGAAGAATTAGAAAGAGAAGCAAGCAATGCCGACAGAGAGAAAGGAGCGGAATCAGACAGTGACGATGATAGGAAGAGGAGGAATATGAAGGCTTTTGGGAAAGGTCGTCCTCCAGAGAGAAGAAATCTCGCTAGCAACATATCCAAAAGACCCAGGTTTAGGTAAAGAGCGACAGTGGTAGCCTGCTATTTCGTTTTAGGCCATTTGTTTAGGCTACATAAGGTCATGATAAGCAGCTGTAAAATATTTATGAGACAACTGAGTTTAGACTTGGGTCTTTCTTGTAgtatagtggtgctctctttttCTGTGTTTGCTAAGTAGTTTATTGGTGTAACATAAGATTGTGCAACTTAAGTTGGGTTAAGTTTCAGCTCATCTATTGACGTTGTCTTCTCATTCTTCAGAACTTAGGCAGTTGTTATTCAACTACATTTTCAAGGACAAGTAGGATAAATGCTCGTCTCTTATAGTTCAGAAGGTCGTGTTCTACCTATCGTTTAGTGTTACAGAAATACCTGGGAGTATTTAGCATTATCGCATATACCAGAAGCTTGTAAATATTTGGATACAGATGTGTCATAGGTAGGCACTAGGCTACTACAGCTTGAAGTGAGAATGTGACTGCATGGCTTAAATCTTTTGTGAAATGATCTGAAACTGGTACCAGTTGATGAATGTATGTGGCTGACACTTTTGGCAATTTGTCTGTCCGAATTCGAACAGCCATTCGCAATTTACCACCACAGTACTATGTTGCGCAACATCCTACCGCTTGATTTCATAAGGCAAAATTAGAAATATGGTGTTTACTTACGTGTTTTATTGCCCCTTTAGTTCTACTTTCAGTTAAGCTACTTGAAGAACTAGGGGCAACAGTGCAAAAATGGGAAGATGTATTCGAAATCATATgcatctttttttgttttttgctttttttccTTTCCCGTGGATAACCAATTGAGAGGCGACTTCTGATTTTCAGACAACTTAGGCTGGAACACGTTATGAGAACCAACATTTGATGCAGCTTTGATGTTGAAATCCTGTAGAATTATAGGAAGTACCTTGAACAGAGGCATGCCTGTCAATGTTAACAATGGAATGAAAATCATCACTTATCCCATTGTTATTTATTTATAAGATTCTACTCATGATCAATATGCCTGCCGTGTCTCTTGGGAGCAATTTTCTGTGCTCGGATGTGGAGCGTATGATCTAGCAGATTGTCTTATTGCTACAAAAATattaacaaaatcagtagaatcgcatactaaaaagaataaaatgaaaaggcCAAGCTAAGGCATATACAGCTAGCATTTCTAATCTGACATGTTTAAAATTCGTCCCAAGACAATTTGCCAAATATATGCAACTTTCAGACAAACAATCTGCAGGTTTCTCAAAGACAACAGATAAAAGCATTAGAAATATGTTTCCACAGATTTGACGCTACTATTTTACAAGATCAAAATTACCACCTACTTGGAACCAAAAACAGcgaaagaagaaacaaaatgaaAGCAATTCTAAGATCCAGAATACGTTAAGACAACTATTTCTAGGCAGCTTGATTCTGCGCATCCTGAAGGAACCTAATAAAGAAACGGCATTCTAACACATCTACCTGAACTTCATTCGCTTGCTGGCAGCAGAACTGGGACCAACTCGTGACTTGCCAaaattcttcttcctcttcctcttctcaTCCTCGCTATCTGATTCATTCCCATTCTCCCTATCTGCATAGCTTGCTTCTTTCTCCAGCTCTTCCCATGTTTTACCTTTTTCCTCCTCTgactcttcatcttcatcttcctcctcatcatcttCAGACTCCACCAGAGATTCACTATCAGACTCATCATCATCAGAATCTGACTCAGGTTCAGCATCTGAAGGTTCATAACCTTGGTCTGATTCTGAATCTCCAGATGATGAGTCAGTACCTTCCAAGTTTAAAAATTCCCAGCCACCATCATCAATAAACCTCTGTGGCTCATCAGTTATGGTCTTCAACACTTGACGCCAATTCAGATTCACCTTGCTCTCATAATACTTGATGTCAGTTGTGTCGAGCCATTCCTTGATGCCATCAAGGGATGAAATAGGGATTGAATCTATCCGCATGACGTCACGCTTGAAGTCCTTAAAAACAATAGCCATATCACAGTTCTTCTGACCAAATCCAACTCTTTCCAAGTTAACAATCTCAATCTCACTTAGGGTTATCACAAGGAATGGGGTCTCTACCAGCTCAACCAAACAGCTGGAGGCTGGTACAATGAAAGCGGATGATTTATAGGGCACCCCATGGAACCCAAGTTCTCTCAGAGGTTGATCAAATTCCAGGTCGAGTCCCTTAAACTGAGGCTGGCTCCAAATATCATTCACTCGGTTCACAAAATTCTGGAAGTCCATGTTGATTTTGTTCTTCCGATCTCTTTCCCTCTGTTCTTCCTCAATCTCATCTGGATCATATGCAGACCTCTTTCCACCTCCAAGCGTTTGGACCACATCCATTACCTCAACATAGAACTGAACATCCTTAGTCTTCTTGTTCCCCACCATGATGTGGTTGTGCAGATGAAAGTGAAGAAGGGTAATCA
It encodes the following:
- the LOC107778562 gene encoding FACT complex subunit SPT16-like; this encodes MADSRNGNVKVSNDKASGSANAYAINLENFGKRLKMLYSHWTEHNDELWGASEVLAIGTPPPSEDLRYLKSSALNMWLVGYEFPDTIMVFMKKQIHFLCSQKKASLLEAVKKTSKDVVGVDVVMHVRAKKDDGTGAMDAIFQAIQDQSVLNGDDMPVVGHIAREAPEGILLETWTEKLKNTQFQLSDVTNGFSDLFAVKDTAEIMNVKKAAYLTSSVMKHFVVPKLERVIDEEKKVTHSSLMDDTEKVILEPAKIKVKLKADNVDICYPPIFQSGGEFDLRPSASSNEQNLYYDSTSVIICAIGSRYNSYCSNVARTFLIDANPLQSKAYEVLLKAHDAAIGALKPGNKAGDSYLAALSVVEKEAPELVANLTKSAGTGIGLEFRESGLNLNGKNDRMLKSGMVFNVSLGFQNLQTESKNPKTEKFCVLLADTVVIGQNAPEVVTSMSSKAVKDVAYSFNEEDEEEEVQAKVKAKPVAADGLSSKAMLRSVNHETSREELRRQHQAELARQKNEETARRLTGGSSGGSDSRGAVKATGELVAYKNVNDLPPPRDLMIQVDQKNEAILLPIHGTMIPFHVSTVKSVSSQQDTNRTCYIRIMFNVPGTPFTPHDTNSLKFQGSIYVKEVSFRSKDPRHITEVVQQIRSLRRQVVSRESERAERATLVTQEKLQVAGAKFKPIKLSDLWIRPVFGGRGRKLPGTLEAHTNGFRYGTSRSDEKVDVMYGNIKHAFFQPAEKEMITVLHFHLRNHIMVGNKKTKDVQFYVEVMDVVQTIGGGKRSAYDPDEIEEEQRERDRKNKINMEFQTFVNKVNDLWGQPHFKGLDLEFDQPLRELGFHGVPHKSTAFIVPTSSCLVELVETPFVVITLNEIEIVNLERVGLGQKNFDMTIVFKDFKRDVMRIDSIPSTSLDGIKEWLDTTDLKYYESRLNLNWRQILKTITDDPEEFIENGGWEFLNLEGTDSESDHSQESDQGYEPSDVEPVSSDEEDDESESVVESEDDEGEDSEEYSEEEGKTWEELEREASNADREKGAESDSDDDRKRRNMKAFGKGRPPERRNLASNISKRPRFR